The following coding sequences are from one Nonlabens arenilitoris window:
- a CDS encoding rhodanese-related sulfurtransferase, whose amino-acid sequence MQLYNKLSAEERRELIRAAGKERLTISFYQYHQIGNPQLFRDHLFLHWHPMDVLGRIYVAHEGINAQLSVPGDRFDEFKLFLDNISFLEGVRLNIAREQDNESFLKLKVKVRNKIVADGLNDQTFDVTNKGIHVDATKFNELIEDPNTVLVDMRNHYESEIGHFKNAWTPDVDTFRDSLDYIEEKLKDHKEDKKLVMYCTGGIRCEKASAYYKHKGFKDVYQLEGGIIEYHRQVTEQGLDNKFKGKNFVFDHRLAEKISDEVIANCHQCGTPFDLHTNCANEACHLLFIQCDSCKDKMENCCSDECKEIIQLPIEEQKKLRAGKYNSNKIFKKGRSEKLVFKK is encoded by the coding sequence ATGCAACTGTATAACAAATTAAGTGCTGAAGAAAGAAGAGAACTTATACGTGCCGCTGGAAAAGAGCGGTTAACGATATCTTTCTATCAGTACCACCAGATCGGTAATCCACAACTTTTTAGAGACCACTTATTTTTACACTGGCATCCTATGGATGTTCTGGGAAGAATTTATGTCGCTCACGAAGGTATTAATGCTCAACTCTCCGTACCTGGCGATCGTTTTGACGAGTTTAAACTATTTTTAGATAACATATCTTTTTTAGAAGGAGTACGTCTCAACATCGCTAGAGAACAAGATAATGAAAGCTTCTTAAAACTTAAAGTTAAGGTTAGAAATAAAATAGTTGCAGACGGACTTAATGACCAAACCTTTGATGTAACTAATAAAGGGATTCATGTAGACGCAACTAAGTTTAACGAACTGATTGAAGACCCCAATACTGTTCTGGTAGATATGCGTAATCATTATGAATCTGAAATAGGACATTTTAAAAATGCATGGACACCAGATGTTGATACCTTTAGAGATAGTCTAGATTATATAGAAGAAAAATTAAAAGATCATAAAGAAGATAAGAAATTAGTGATGTATTGTACCGGTGGTATCCGATGTGAAAAAGCTAGTGCATATTATAAACACAAAGGTTTTAAGGATGTATATCAACTAGAAGGTGGTATTATAGAATACCATAGACAAGTGACAGAACAAGGTCTAGACAACAAGTTTAAAGGAAAGAATTTTGTTTTTGACCACAGGCTTGCTGAGAAAATCAGTGATGAAGTTATTGCAAACTGCCATCAATGTGGTACTCCATTTGACTTGCATACCAACTGTGCAAATGAAGCCTGTCACCTATTATTTATTCAATGTGATTCTTGCAAAGACAAAATGGAAAATTGCTGTAGCGATGAATGCAAAGAAATCATTCAACTACCGATCGAAGAACAAAAGAAATTACGTGCCGGGAAATATAATAGTAATAAGATTTTTAAAAAAGGTAGATCAGAAAAACTAGTATTTAAAAAGTAA